In Candidatus Nitronauta litoralis, one DNA window encodes the following:
- a CDS encoding response regulator: protein MVDEENILKSRILIVDDEPANGTMLEMVLKRKGFTQVETTTSSRQSIAIYEEIQPDLVLLDLRMPDMDGFDVLAAIREMEQDYYPPVIILTAESDPNTRVKALQAGAKDFLSKPLDLSEVVCRCRNLLEMQLLHKQLIEKKDRMQQMVRDRTAELWTANALLREEIAEREEIQTWLEKQNELLEMVGQGGSLTDCIERIRQFWKTFSESSSCVHLMDKRSKSFQVGFNWGLSDQFVKKLEDLSLRGESSSFHLAVERDETVVDIFPEHDEFETEYSHLVIEEGFAAVWSTPIKGKENRILGALDLYFDHPRSPEKIDKAWVYLISRLAGIVLERTSAEEKLRRVNHQLLHSEKLSAMGKLSASISHEFNNPILGIRNVLEQISRENVLDEGLQELSLLAIEECSRVMKLATRLRDFFQPSTGVPEAIRLEQSVEDMVLLQRNDLRKRGIILERYYESELPMVFAVQDQVKQVVLNLVQNAGEAVPEQGGKIGIRLIRAGAFVQLQVEDNGTGISQEIRGQIFEPFFTTKKDKVKGTGLGLSVSYGIVNNHGGYIEYESVEGKGTVFSVFFPVFNENSSEMIETFSRIERSAV from the coding sequence ATGGTTGATGAAGAGAATATTTTAAAATCCAGAATATTGATTGTTGATGACGAACCCGCCAACGGGACAATGTTGGAAATGGTTCTGAAGCGAAAAGGGTTTACTCAGGTTGAGACCACAACGTCATCGCGCCAGTCGATAGCTATATATGAAGAGATACAGCCTGATCTCGTGTTGCTTGATTTGAGAATGCCAGACATGGATGGATTCGATGTCCTGGCAGCCATTCGCGAAATGGAACAGGACTATTATCCTCCAGTGATTATCCTGACTGCTGAGTCTGATCCGAATACCCGGGTCAAAGCACTCCAGGCCGGGGCTAAAGATTTTCTTTCCAAACCCCTCGATCTTTCCGAGGTTGTGTGTCGATGTCGGAACCTTCTCGAAATGCAATTGCTTCATAAACAGTTGATAGAGAAAAAAGATCGGATGCAGCAGATGGTGCGCGATCGTACTGCGGAATTGTGGACGGCAAACGCATTGTTAAGAGAAGAAATCGCTGAAAGGGAGGAAATCCAGACCTGGCTTGAAAAACAAAACGAGCTTCTGGAAATGGTTGGACAGGGAGGCTCTCTGACGGATTGTATTGAGCGAATTCGCCAATTCTGGAAAACTTTTTCAGAGTCTTCATCCTGCGTTCATTTGATGGATAAAAGGAGCAAAAGTTTTCAGGTGGGCTTCAATTGGGGGTTGTCTGACCAGTTTGTAAAAAAGCTGGAAGATCTTTCATTGAGAGGCGAATCGTCATCTTTCCACCTTGCAGTTGAACGGGATGAAACGGTGGTCGATATTTTTCCTGAGCACGATGAATTTGAAACTGAATATTCTCATCTGGTAATTGAAGAAGGATTTGCGGCTGTCTGGTCGACCCCGATCAAAGGAAAGGAAAACCGTATTTTGGGGGCACTGGATCTATATTTTGACCATCCCCGCAGCCCGGAGAAGATTGATAAGGCGTGGGTTTATCTGATATCCAGATTAGCCGGTATTGTTCTGGAAAGGACCAGCGCAGAAGAGAAACTGCGCCGTGTGAACCATCAATTGCTCCATTCAGAGAAGCTGTCTGCAATGGGGAAGTTATCAGCTTCTATTTCACATGAATTCAATAATCCCATTCTTGGAATTCGGAATGTACTGGAACAGATTTCGAGAGAGAATGTTCTGGACGAGGGGTTGCAGGAGTTATCCCTATTGGCGATTGAAGAATGCTCTCGGGTAATGAAACTGGCGACCCGGCTACGGGATTTTTTCCAGCCATCAACAGGTGTTCCTGAAGCGATCAGGTTGGAGCAGTCGGTTGAAGATATGGTGTTGCTCCAAAGAAATGATCTTCGGAAACGGGGAATAATCCTGGAGCGGTATTACGAATCGGAGCTTCCAATGGTTTTTGCTGTACAGGATCAGGTTAAGCAGGTGGTGCTCAATCTGGTACAAAACGCAGGGGAAGCGGTACCCGAACAGGGTGGCAAAATTGGAATTCGTTTAATCAGGGCAGGGGCTTTTGTGCAGTTACAAGTGGAAGACAACGGTACCGGAATTTCTCAGGAGATCCGGGGTCAGATATTTGAGCCTTTTTTCACAACCAAAAAAGATAAGGTGAAAGGGACTGGTCTGGGTTTGTCTGTATCTTATGGGATCGTGAATAACCATGGTGGTTATATCGAATATGAAAGTGTTGAAGGGAAGGGAACTGTTTTCTCAGTCTTCTTCCCGGTTTTTAATGAAAACAGTTCTGAGATGATTGAAACCTTCTCACGGATTGAAAGGTCAGCAGTATGA
- a CDS encoding sigma-54-dependent Fis family transcriptional regulator, translating into MNAIGKVILVDDEVLVRRAYQNDLKKNGFEVKAFESAEKALPEISNDWPGIVITDVVMPKMDGLDFLKKVKEIDEDLPVILMTGRGDIPMAVQAVRRGAFEFLEKPFPTEALMGAVHQAIEKRKLIMEIRTLRSQIEDQSRLETRLIGNSSSIQRLREVVRGVAETNSDILIEGETGTGKDLVARCLHDFSSRSKHPFVAINCGALPETIIESELFGHEAGSFTGADRKRIGKFEFAHLGTIYLDEIESMPLHLQVKLLRVLQERVVERVGSNEPIPVDVRVIAATKDNLKLASDEGRFRKDLYFRLNVIQIPLPPLRERKEDIHLLFHHFSQQAGVRTQLEVTTPSVNYLEELKTRPWDGNIRELKNEAERFVLEQSLGLSRLQNKADSTPQQENEIEVTGSLKEKLTQFERHLLVKELSHQNGHIAKTHLALGIPRQTLCSKMKKFNLKRKDFL; encoded by the coding sequence ATGAATGCCATTGGGAAAGTCATTCTTGTAGATGATGAAGTCCTGGTTCGAAGGGCCTACCAGAATGATCTTAAGAAAAACGGGTTTGAAGTGAAAGCGTTCGAAAGTGCGGAAAAAGCGCTTCCTGAAATTTCCAATGATTGGCCTGGAATTGTGATTACCGATGTTGTCATGCCAAAAATGGATGGCCTGGATTTTTTAAAGAAGGTCAAGGAAATCGATGAAGACTTGCCAGTGATTCTGATGACAGGCCGCGGAGATATACCCATGGCTGTCCAGGCTGTTCGCCGGGGGGCTTTTGAATTCCTCGAAAAACCGTTTCCAACAGAGGCCTTGATGGGAGCGGTTCACCAGGCGATTGAAAAACGCAAACTGATCATGGAAATCCGGACCCTTCGATCCCAGATTGAAGATCAATCACGACTGGAAACAAGACTTATCGGAAATTCGTCATCTATCCAGCGGTTGCGGGAAGTGGTCCGCGGAGTCGCTGAAACCAACTCAGATATCCTGATTGAGGGTGAAACCGGCACTGGAAAAGATCTCGTGGCCCGTTGCCTTCATGATTTCAGCTCGCGTAGCAAACACCCCTTTGTAGCGATCAATTGTGGTGCGCTACCTGAAACCATTATCGAAAGTGAATTGTTCGGGCATGAGGCGGGATCTTTTACTGGAGCTGATCGGAAGCGCATTGGGAAATTTGAATTCGCTCATCTGGGAACCATATACCTTGATGAAATAGAAAGCATGCCACTTCATTTGCAGGTCAAGCTTCTCAGGGTTCTTCAGGAAAGGGTGGTGGAACGGGTTGGATCCAACGAACCGATACCGGTCGATGTAAGGGTTATTGCGGCCACAAAAGATAACCTGAAGCTGGCTTCGGATGAGGGTCGCTTTCGAAAAGATCTTTATTTCCGTTTAAATGTCATTCAGATTCCCTTGCCTCCTCTTCGTGAGAGGAAGGAAGATATTCATCTGTTGTTTCATCACTTTTCCCAGCAAGCCGGAGTCAGGACGCAACTGGAGGTGACGACACCTTCAGTAAATTATCTTGAAGAATTAAAAACCCGGCCCTGGGACGGAAATATTCGTGAATTGAAAAACGAAGCGGAACGATTTGTTTTGGAACAAAGTCTCGGGCTCTCACGGCTTCAAAACAAGGCCGACTCCACGCCGCAACAGGAGAATGAAATTGAAGTGACGGGTTCTCTAAAAGAAAAACTGACTCAATTTGAGCGGCACCTGTTGGTTA